The Lysobacter enzymogenes genome window below encodes:
- a CDS encoding ankyrin repeat domain-containing protein produces MSTRPSTLSSQAVPEEDDALPPLARAVRADQADLVRTLLAAGADARQVLGRGAYGRTALHLAAESAGVAVSRLLLDAGADPNARTPRPDTPDHFLEPSVDPSGTTALHRAAALGRVKVCALLVARGAHVRLADGLKTTALHLAAASPSPDACDLLLRAGAEVTARDLVGQQPLHGAAAAGDPETCRVLLRAGAPVDARDDDRMTPLIHAALNHRAEACRVLLDAGADPNATDEAGNTALHAALYLIAFVQVASPDAMATLKSLARAGANLRIPFPLDNRPIAQALRGYPAAQAAYSELLAERRLRALDAALPLAGAVRTGRPRARLRL; encoded by the coding sequence ATGAGCACCCGTCCCAGCACCCTGTCCAGCCAGGCGGTTCCCGAGGAGGACGACGCCCTTCCTCCGTTGGCCCGCGCTGTCAGGGCCGATCAAGCCGATCTGGTGAGGACCCTGCTGGCAGCCGGGGCGGACGCCCGCCAGGTGCTGGGCCGCGGCGCCTACGGCAGGACGGCGCTTCACCTCGCGGCTGAGAGCGCTGGGGTGGCGGTGTCCAGGCTGCTCCTTGACGCTGGCGCGGATCCGAACGCCCGGACGCCCAGGCCCGACACCCCCGACCATTTCCTCGAGCCCAGCGTGGACCCCTCGGGCACCACCGCCCTCCACCGCGCCGCGGCCCTGGGTCGGGTGAAGGTGTGCGCGCTGCTGGTGGCGCGTGGCGCGCACGTCCGGCTCGCGGACGGCCTCAAGACGACGGCCCTCCACCTGGCGGCGGCCTCCCCCTCGCCGGACGCCTGTGACCTCCTCCTTCGCGCCGGCGCCGAGGTCACGGCGAGGGACCTCGTGGGCCAGCAACCGCTGCACGGCGCGGCCGCGGCGGGCGATCCCGAGACGTGCAGGGTGTTGCTGCGCGCGGGGGCGCCCGTGGACGCTCGCGACGACGACCGGATGACCCCCTTGATCCACGCGGCGCTGAACCACCGCGCCGAGGCGTGCCGGGTCTTGCTGGACGCGGGCGCCGACCCCAACGCCACGGACGAGGCCGGCAACACCGCCTTGCACGCAGCGCTCTACCTGATCGCCTTCGTCCAGGTCGCCTCGCCCGACGCCATGGCGACGCTGAAGTCGCTGGCGCGCGCCGGCGCCAACCTCAGGATCCCGTTCCCCCTGGACAACAGGCCGATCGCGCAGGCGCTGCGGGGTTACCCCGCCGCCCAAGCCGCTTATTCGGAGTTGTTGGCCGAACGCCGCTTGAGGGCCCTGGACGCCGCCCTGCCGTTGGCCGGGGCGGTCCGTACAGGTCGCCCCAGGGCCCGGCTCCGGCTCTGA
- a CDS encoding PIN domain-containing protein — MTIKRRYAPDTNFFLQFKAAEEVPWGDLTGEAVDEVELVVLIAVASELDHHKGGGNGRRVKRARKILSQLRPLVSGTAPGDEVVVRKANPRVSYRLAPVLSAERQRHELLDPTKADCRIVAEAMACSKELYGGELALMSHDTGPISYARAVGLKCHLLPDEWLLDPETDEAEKENKALREKIKALENAQPQVTLELADEGVLLEKTVPVTITLYPPISKDFLDRAIRAVALDYPEKRGRTHMGAREFHLRQADTYNRLRKDWLVALRHYLKVCPSAWNKAHDPYEVHLTLKNPGTVSADHLVVEVFAHGGLRLVDPDLWEDERKDPSGGFPSRPPPPTVVFGSSLEDGAVEPSEPVFSHGSDEPEDRPRLIGRPGRHFDWWWDRPQLSSIRLEGECGEFRHGIGHEVLGLLLRAAPEVEGSTTGSLEVRYSAKNLPEAQSRTWRVEIEVEPGDSEGAIAEILKDELGVEL; from the coding sequence ATGACGATCAAGCGCCGCTACGCCCCCGACACGAACTTCTTTCTGCAGTTCAAGGCCGCTGAGGAGGTCCCGTGGGGCGACTTGACCGGCGAGGCGGTCGATGAGGTCGAGTTGGTCGTCCTGATCGCAGTCGCCAGCGAGCTGGATCATCACAAGGGCGGAGGCAACGGGCGCCGGGTCAAGCGGGCGCGCAAGATCCTGTCGCAGCTTCGGCCACTGGTGTCGGGAACCGCGCCTGGAGACGAGGTCGTGGTTCGCAAGGCCAATCCCCGGGTGTCCTACCGGCTAGCGCCAGTGCTTAGCGCGGAGCGTCAGCGGCACGAGTTATTGGATCCGACGAAGGCCGATTGTCGGATCGTGGCGGAAGCCATGGCGTGCTCGAAGGAGCTATACGGCGGTGAGCTTGCGCTGATGAGCCACGACACCGGTCCGATTAGTTACGCCCGGGCGGTCGGTCTGAAATGCCACTTGCTGCCCGACGAATGGCTGCTGGATCCTGAAACCGACGAGGCCGAGAAAGAGAACAAAGCCTTGCGGGAAAAGATCAAGGCGCTCGAAAACGCCCAACCCCAGGTCACCCTGGAACTGGCCGATGAGGGGGTGCTGCTTGAGAAGACCGTCCCTGTGACGATCACCTTGTATCCGCCGATTTCGAAGGACTTCTTGGACCGCGCGATCCGAGCGGTGGCGCTGGATTACCCAGAGAAAAGAGGCCGAACTCATATGGGCGCTAGGGAGTTCCATCTTAGGCAGGCTGACACGTATAACCGCTTACGCAAGGACTGGTTGGTTGCGCTCCGTCACTACCTCAAAGTCTGTCCGAGTGCTTGGAACAAGGCACATGACCCCTATGAGGTCCATCTGACGCTGAAAAATCCGGGCACCGTTAGCGCTGACCATCTCGTGGTCGAGGTGTTCGCCCACGGCGGGCTGCGACTGGTGGATCCGGATTTGTGGGAGGACGAACGCAAGGATCCGAGCGGCGGCTTCCCCAGCCGTCCACCGCCACCCACCGTCGTTTTCGGTAGTTCTCTCGAGGACGGTGCAGTTGAGCCTTCCGAGCCAGTTTTTAGCCATGGCTCGGACGAGCCTGAGGATCGTCCACGGCTGATCGGACGACCTGGGCGGCACTTCGATTGGTGGTGGGATAGGCCACAGCTTTCCAGCATCCGACTGGAGGGTGAGTGCGGAGAGTTTCGCCATGGCATTGGGCACGAAGTCCTGGGCCTGCTGTTGAGAGCTGCTCCCGAGGTCGAGGGCTCCACGACCGGAAGCTTGGAAGTCCGCTACTCCGCTAAAAACCTGCCCGAGGCTCAGAGCCGAACTTGGCGGGTGGAGATCGAGGTCGAGCCTGGCGACAGCGAAGGGGCCATCGCGGAAATCCTTAAAGACGAACTTGGGGTCGAGCTTTAA
- a CDS encoding ABC transporter permease, with protein MNASYAHLAPATVILGGAGTLALTASGEFSTPGAQAASILGGLALLGLLALLWWVNVRAARYRAWASARYPAPAPQKGGFWLGAGLGLVAAFALQALALVVAKSGVGPEGLRFLAMVWVFVGFLGYGVFPLLFGYIGRIHRATRIRS; from the coding sequence ATGAACGCTTCGTATGCACACCTCGCGCCCGCCACCGTGATCCTCGGTGGCGCCGGCACCCTCGCCCTGACCGCCTCCGGCGAGTTTTCGACCCCCGGGGCCCAGGCGGCCTCGATCCTGGGCGGCCTGGCCCTGCTGGGCCTCCTGGCGCTGCTGTGGTGGGTGAACGTCCGGGCCGCGCGCTACCGGGCCTGGGCCAGCGCCCGCTACCCGGCCCCGGCGCCCCAGAAGGGCGGGTTCTGGCTCGGTGCCGGCCTGGGCTTGGTGGCCGCCTTCGCCCTGCAGGCCCTGGCCCTGGTCGTCGCCAAATCGGGCGTGGGGCCGGAAGGCCTGCGGTTCCTCGCCATGGTCTGGGTCTTCGTGGGCTTCCTCGGCTACGGCGTGTTCCCGCTGCTGTTCGGTTACATCGGCCGGATCCACCGAGCGACCCGGATCCGCTCCTGA
- a CDS encoding HNH endonuclease, with translation MEPNTLKMPHTFRAAAVGACIYCGVRAQPLSEEHVIPKGLGGTLVLPSASCATCAMLTSQFEMRVLRGFMDKGRQALGIKSRKSHKRAYEATNAQALIQADGTIQRFDVPTEESIRVLHLPVLALPYFLDHDRPPTPETKHINVDAIETLTFGLDNSDLIGRNQAVGARFEDEVDLWAFVRMLAKIAHGYHVAMRGVFPMEESPLVPIIMGERVDAQNWVGCTKQQDALPDGRSALHLLQEDVLTGADGSKCSTVRIKLFAGQPTCTYVLATRLTLAEPQNA, from the coding sequence ATGGAACCCAACACCTTGAAAATGCCCCACACCTTCCGCGCCGCCGCAGTGGGCGCTTGTATTTATTGCGGCGTCCGTGCGCAGCCGCTTAGCGAGGAGCATGTTATTCCCAAAGGGCTGGGCGGCACGCTGGTGCTCCCCTCTGCCAGTTGTGCAACTTGCGCGATGCTCACCTCCCAGTTTGAGATGCGCGTTTTGCGGGGTTTCATGGACAAGGGGCGTCAGGCGCTGGGCATCAAGAGCCGCAAATCCCACAAGCGAGCCTATGAAGCAACCAACGCCCAAGCATTGATTCAAGCGGACGGAACCATCCAACGTTTCGATGTGCCAACAGAGGAAAGCATCCGTGTCTTGCACCTCCCTGTCTTGGCGCTGCCGTATTTCCTTGACCATGATCGGCCGCCTACGCCGGAGACCAAGCACATCAACGTCGACGCCATCGAAACACTCACGTTTGGTCTCGACAACTCCGACCTTATCGGCAGAAATCAAGCTGTTGGCGCACGCTTTGAGGACGAAGTGGATCTGTGGGCGTTCGTACGGATGCTGGCGAAGATCGCGCACGGCTATCACGTAGCAATGCGCGGGGTTTTCCCGATGGAGGAAAGCCCTTTGGTTCCGATAATCATGGGCGAGCGTGTGGATGCGCAGAACTGGGTTGGATGCACCAAACAACAAGATGCCTTGCCGGACGGTCGATCAGCGCTTCATCTGCTCCAAGAAGATGTTTTGACTGGAGCGGACGGAAGCAAATGCTCAACCGTTCGCATCAAGCTGTTCGCAGGACAACCAACCTGCACGTATGTTTTGGCAACCCGACTTACCCTCGCGGAGCCTCAAAACGCATAA
- a CDS encoding helix-turn-helix domain-containing protein: MVALRLRQAREAVGLSQRGLGIAAGLDPTVASPRINQYEAGKHAPDIRTLEMLGKVLGKPVPFFYATDDALAEAIDLLAKMSVRARKKALEGLR, from the coding sequence GTGGTCGCCCTGCGCTTACGGCAGGCGCGTGAGGCCGTGGGCCTGTCCCAACGGGGGTTGGGCATCGCTGCCGGGCTCGATCCGACGGTGGCGTCTCCGCGGATCAACCAATACGAGGCGGGCAAACACGCCCCCGATATCCGCACGCTGGAGATGCTAGGAAAAGTCCTAGGCAAACCCGTGCCATTCTTCTACGCGACCGACGACGCCCTGGCGGAGGCCATCGACCTGCTGGCGAAGATGTCGGTCCGCGCGAGAAAAAAGGCGCTCGAAGGCCTGCGTTAG
- a CDS encoding ankyrin repeat domain-containing protein — protein sequence MRYLMPVQLERLCRRLKVPLPIPGIDPNYGPAPTPWKEAAEAMAAAVERIENPELRERARDLAFPELHHAAIQGDVELVEALLNAGLGPDMYPCTEDSDDEPPLVWVAQHRQPELDDPSLLAVALLLLDRGACVDEGTMPPLHYAAELEDEEMMALLLGAGASPEEIDRSA from the coding sequence ATGCGCTACCTCATGCCTGTCCAACTCGAACGGCTGTGCCGTCGCCTCAAGGTGCCGCTGCCTATCCCAGGGATCGACCCGAACTACGGACCGGCGCCCACGCCCTGGAAGGAGGCCGCGGAGGCGATGGCGGCCGCGGTCGAGCGGATCGAAAACCCGGAGCTGCGGGAGCGGGCCCGGGACCTGGCGTTCCCGGAACTCCACCACGCCGCGATCCAGGGCGACGTCGAGCTTGTGGAAGCGCTGCTCAACGCGGGCCTGGGGCCGGACATGTATCCGTGCACGGAGGACAGCGACGACGAGCCGCCCCTGGTCTGGGTCGCCCAGCACCGCCAGCCGGAGTTGGACGACCCGTCGTTGCTGGCCGTGGCGCTGTTGCTGCTCGATCGGGGCGCCTGCGTCGACGAGGGCACGATGCCCCCGCTGCACTACGCCGCGGAGCTTGAGGACGAGGAGATGATGGCCCTGCTCTTGGGGGCGGGGGCGTCTCCAGAGGAAATCGATAGATCAGCATAG
- a CDS encoding DEAD/DEAH box helicase produces the protein MTFESLGLAPALLRALSEQNYNTPTPIQAEAIPLALAGHDLLGGAQTGTGKTAAFGLPLLHRLATTQGHGNGPRKPRVLILAPTRELALQVSDSLRSYAKYLRINVHAIFGGAGMGPQLDALRRGVDVLVATPGRLIDHLERGSAKLDAVEVLVMDEADRMLDMGFLPAIKRILGRLPASRQTLLFSATFEAQIKQLALEFMRNPQQVQIAANNIVADAISHRVHPVDGGRKRDLLIQILAARPNDQVIVFGRTKHGCNRLSEQLEEAGLKSVAIHGNKSQAQRQKALRDFKANKARVLVATDVAARGLDIPSLPLVINFDLPMVAEDYVHRIGRTGRNGASGEALSLVSPDEAGLLRQIQRILKDDIEMVSVAGFEPTRPLRMGSDAPGARRPGPGGNRGNNAPRKPAHRPHGKPAPRHAHAGPKQHRGGGNGGGGAQQGQRRDRNAG, from the coding sequence ATGACGTTCGAATCCCTGGGCCTGGCGCCCGCGTTGCTGCGCGCCCTGTCCGAACAGAACTACAACACCCCGACCCCGATCCAGGCCGAAGCGATCCCGCTGGCCCTGGCCGGCCACGACCTGCTCGGCGGCGCCCAGACCGGCACCGGCAAGACCGCCGCGTTCGGCCTGCCGCTGCTGCACCGTCTGGCCACCACCCAGGGCCACGGCAACGGCCCGCGCAAGCCGCGCGTGCTGATCCTGGCGCCGACCCGCGAACTGGCGCTGCAGGTCAGCGACAGCCTGCGCAGCTACGCCAAGTACCTGCGCATCAACGTCCACGCGATCTTCGGCGGCGCCGGCATGGGCCCGCAGCTCGACGCGCTGCGCCGCGGCGTCGACGTGCTGGTCGCCACCCCGGGCCGCCTGATCGACCACCTCGAGCGCGGCAGCGCCAAGCTCGACGCGGTCGAAGTGCTGGTCATGGACGAAGCCGACCGCATGCTCGACATGGGCTTCCTGCCGGCGATCAAGCGCATCCTCGGCCGCCTGCCGGCGTCGCGCCAGACCCTGCTGTTCTCGGCCACGTTCGAGGCCCAGATCAAGCAACTGGCGCTGGAGTTCATGCGCAATCCGCAGCAGGTGCAGATCGCCGCCAACAACATCGTCGCCGACGCGATCAGCCACCGCGTGCACCCGGTCGACGGCGGCCGCAAGCGCGACCTGCTGATCCAGATCCTGGCCGCGCGCCCGAACGACCAGGTGATCGTGTTCGGCCGCACCAAGCACGGCTGCAACCGCCTGTCCGAGCAGCTCGAAGAAGCCGGCCTGAAGTCGGTCGCGATCCACGGCAACAAGAGCCAGGCCCAGCGCCAGAAGGCGCTGCGCGATTTCAAGGCGAACAAGGCCCGGGTGCTGGTCGCCACCGACGTCGCCGCGCGCGGCCTGGACATTCCGAGCCTGCCGCTGGTGATCAACTTCGATCTGCCGATGGTGGCCGAGGACTACGTCCACCGCATCGGCCGCACCGGCCGCAACGGCGCCAGCGGCGAAGCGCTGTCGCTGGTGTCGCCGGACGAAGCCGGCCTGCTGCGGCAGATCCAGCGCATTCTCAAGGACGACATCGAAATGGTCAGCGTCGCCGGCTTCGAACCCACGCGCCCGCTGCGCATGGGTTCGGACGCGCCGGGCGCGCGCCGTCCGGGTCCCGGCGGCAACCGCGGCAACAACGCGCCGCGCAAGCCGGCTCACCGTCCGCACGGCAAGCCGGCCCCGCGCCACGCGCATGCCGGTCCGAAGCAGCACCGCGGCGGCGGCAACGGCGGCGGTGGCGCCCAGCAGGGCCAGCGTCGGGATCGCAACGCGGGTTGA
- a CDS encoding IS1595 family transposase, translating into MATRAKKDLNAILALIGGLSADDCVALRPALKNRESQVVGDMVWAKRAETVNECPHCQGSSVMRHGTCRKGHQRFLCRRCKKTFSRVTNSPLAGYRKKDKHFGNACLMVEKKPHSVREIAAKLGINKNTALKWRHRFLKALAEAPPPLLSGIVEVDEAFIQPSNKGQKIGPSFKPEGSRGTAGMVPVLVARARFEQTTHTQVMPHCDTAAIDAALSPLLRCDAILCTDGAAMYPLIAKRLGIEHHPVINPKILKNQKKKAAIAAKGRPRALYHIQTTDNYIRRLKDWLQPFDGVATKHLPLYLAWHRYVLSTSTRPSPAELLTRAVN; encoded by the coding sequence ATGGCCACCCGCGCAAAGAAGGACTTGAACGCGATCTTGGCGCTGATCGGCGGCTTGTCTGCCGACGATTGCGTGGCGCTTCGTCCTGCTCTGAAGAACCGCGAAAGCCAAGTCGTGGGGGACATGGTTTGGGCAAAGCGCGCCGAAACCGTCAACGAATGCCCGCACTGCCAAGGAAGCTCCGTCATGCGCCACGGCACGTGCCGCAAAGGCCACCAGCGCTTCCTCTGCCGCCGGTGCAAGAAGACCTTCTCGCGCGTCACCAACAGCCCGCTGGCGGGCTACAGGAAGAAGGACAAGCACTTCGGCAACGCGTGCCTGATGGTCGAGAAGAAGCCGCACTCGGTGCGGGAGATCGCCGCCAAGCTGGGCATCAACAAGAACACGGCCCTGAAGTGGCGGCACCGCTTCTTGAAAGCGCTCGCCGAAGCCCCGCCGCCGCTGTTGAGCGGGATCGTCGAGGTGGACGAGGCGTTCATCCAGCCCTCGAACAAAGGCCAGAAGATCGGGCCGTCGTTCAAGCCGGAAGGCTCGCGCGGCACGGCCGGGATGGTGCCGGTGCTGGTGGCGCGGGCGCGCTTCGAACAGACCACACACACGCAGGTGATGCCCCACTGCGACACGGCCGCCATCGACGCGGCGTTGTCGCCGCTGCTGCGCTGCGACGCGATCTTGTGCACCGACGGCGCGGCGATGTATCCCCTGATCGCGAAGCGGCTTGGGATCGAGCATCACCCCGTGATCAACCCCAAGATCCTGAAGAACCAGAAGAAGAAAGCCGCGATCGCGGCGAAAGGCCGCCCCCGCGCGCTGTATCACATCCAAACCACGGACAACTACATCCGGCGCCTCAAGGATTGGCTGCAGCCGTTCGACGGGGTGGCGACCAAGCACCTGCCGCTCTACCTCGCCTGGCACCGCTACGTGCTCTCCACCAGCACGCGGCCATCGCCGGCCGAACTCCTGACCCGCGCGGTCAACTGA
- a CDS encoding UvrD-helicase domain-containing protein produces the protein MARKEWSPSLWGKCFTGSKDWVVTLDGARLDVSVEGRRFTHELKLSSPLIAKQGIFWTALHLKVTGQPTVELDGIPNVHGQAIVASIQAVLRANQAEIDRQREAERLVDRRAYFDREVAALKVWRARIRETVAEHDRGRRWVTRETIQALEAVRPAAIYSALKAMVAEPDIQGYLGGGEGERLSDAYDCVAWAGADLPAEIAKRNEAHLQRELVASKALLDRVESRPLNPEQARAVLCFDNRVQVVASAGSGKTSTMVAKAAYAIERGLVAPNKILMLAFNDAAAKELKARAQLAMERIGRPEVELEAMTFHKFGSKVIGQASHRRRVPNWVKDRDIEVLGELVAALKKRNRGFRQRWDLFRTVFGRGLPGFGVEQEHEDYSRSTRKTGFKTLNGEVVKSLEEVMIADWLFYNGVNYQYEPRYRHPTADRTHVQYHPDFYYPDIGLYHEHFALNERGHPPEKFPDYMQGVHWKRATHARMRTDFIETTSASLRSGKAFDLLTKALTERGLKLDPKPDRPSNGRKPIEDPELVKLMRSFICHAKSNNLSLDALKERVRKDKDAFAYRHKKFLGLYETVRHAWDTALAEEDGIDFEDMLNWAAEHLETGLWVSPYELVLADEFQDASWAQARLVQALVNAPGRYLLAVGDDWQSINRFAGADVSVMTGFEHWCGRSQVLRLEETFRCPQALCDAAGGFIAKNPNQIPKTVRSATRAHGPVLQAFQVPDARQVKSAVDRYLADLYEQVADGRVAPGKGGKVSVFVLGRYQKNRVFVPGDWQKRFGSHLTVSFHTIHGSKGLEADYVVLPDMTRRGFPNERGEDPVLALAMPSEDTFPLAEERRLFYVALTRARRSVAMFTVEKQFSVFLTELMESQQLEVIGVDGEVAEIVMCRKCKHGVMVERSGSRGLFLSCSNFPGCAYSCDVMDVSLALKSIRK, from the coding sequence ATGGCGCGCAAAGAGTGGAGCCCCTCGCTCTGGGGCAAATGCTTCACCGGATCGAAGGACTGGGTGGTCACCCTGGACGGCGCCCGGCTGGATGTGTCGGTTGAGGGGCGCCGCTTCACCCACGAGCTGAAACTCAGTTCCCCTCTGATCGCGAAGCAGGGCATCTTCTGGACCGCGCTCCACCTGAAGGTAACGGGTCAACCCACGGTTGAGTTGGACGGGATCCCAAACGTCCACGGCCAAGCCATCGTGGCGTCGATCCAGGCCGTGCTCCGGGCGAACCAAGCCGAGATCGACCGCCAACGCGAGGCGGAACGGTTGGTCGATCGCCGAGCCTACTTCGACCGGGAGGTCGCCGCGCTGAAGGTCTGGCGGGCCCGCATCCGTGAAACCGTGGCGGAGCACGACCGGGGCCGGCGCTGGGTTACGCGCGAGACCATCCAGGCGCTTGAGGCGGTGCGGCCGGCCGCCATCTACAGCGCGTTGAAGGCCATGGTCGCCGAGCCCGACATCCAGGGGTACCTGGGCGGTGGCGAGGGCGAGCGCTTGAGCGACGCCTACGATTGCGTCGCCTGGGCGGGGGCGGACCTGCCGGCGGAGATCGCCAAACGCAACGAGGCCCATCTCCAGCGCGAGCTGGTGGCGTCCAAGGCGCTGCTCGACCGCGTGGAGAGCCGACCGCTGAACCCCGAGCAGGCGCGCGCGGTGCTGTGCTTCGACAACCGTGTCCAGGTCGTGGCCTCAGCCGGGTCAGGGAAGACGTCGACCATGGTCGCCAAGGCCGCGTATGCGATCGAACGCGGCCTGGTCGCCCCCAACAAGATCTTGATGCTGGCCTTCAACGACGCCGCGGCCAAGGAGCTCAAGGCCCGAGCCCAACTGGCGATGGAGCGCATCGGCCGCCCCGAGGTCGAGTTGGAGGCGATGACGTTCCACAAGTTCGGCTCCAAGGTGATCGGACAGGCCAGCCACCGCCGGCGCGTGCCGAACTGGGTGAAGGATCGGGACATCGAGGTGCTGGGCGAGCTCGTCGCGGCGCTCAAGAAGCGCAACCGGGGCTTCCGCCAACGCTGGGACCTGTTCCGCACCGTCTTTGGCCGCGGCCTGCCCGGGTTTGGGGTCGAGCAGGAGCACGAGGACTACAGCCGCAGCACCCGAAAGACGGGCTTCAAGACGCTCAACGGCGAGGTGGTGAAGAGCCTCGAGGAGGTCATGATCGCCGACTGGCTGTTCTACAACGGCGTGAACTACCAATACGAACCCCGCTACCGCCACCCGACCGCGGACCGGACCCACGTCCAATACCACCCGGACTTTTACTACCCGGACATCGGGCTCTACCACGAGCATTTCGCACTCAACGAGCGCGGCCACCCGCCCGAAAAGTTCCCGGACTACATGCAGGGCGTGCATTGGAAGCGCGCGACCCACGCCCGCATGCGCACCGACTTCATCGAGACGACCTCCGCCAGCCTGCGCAGCGGCAAGGCGTTCGATCTGCTGACCAAAGCGCTCACCGAGCGCGGCCTCAAGCTGGACCCCAAGCCGGATCGCCCGAGCAACGGGCGCAAGCCGATCGAGGACCCGGAACTGGTGAAGCTGATGCGCAGCTTCATCTGCCACGCGAAGAGCAACAACCTGTCCTTGGACGCCCTCAAGGAGAGGGTGCGCAAGGACAAGGACGCCTTCGCCTACCGCCACAAGAAGTTCTTGGGGCTCTACGAGACGGTCCGCCACGCCTGGGACACCGCGCTGGCCGAGGAGGACGGGATCGACTTCGAGGACATGCTCAACTGGGCGGCCGAGCACCTGGAAACGGGGCTGTGGGTCTCGCCCTACGAGCTGGTGCTCGCCGACGAGTTCCAGGACGCCTCCTGGGCCCAGGCCCGCTTGGTGCAGGCCCTGGTCAACGCACCGGGACGGTACCTACTGGCGGTGGGCGACGATTGGCAGAGCATCAACCGCTTCGCCGGCGCAGACGTGTCGGTCATGACCGGGTTCGAGCACTGGTGCGGTCGCAGCCAGGTGCTGCGCCTGGAGGAGACCTTCCGCTGCCCTCAAGCGCTGTGCGACGCGGCCGGCGGGTTCATCGCGAAGAACCCCAACCAGATCCCCAAGACCGTGCGTTCGGCGACCCGAGCCCACGGACCGGTCCTGCAGGCCTTCCAGGTGCCCGACGCCCGCCAAGTCAAAAGCGCGGTCGATCGTTATTTGGCCGATCTGTATGAGCAGGTGGCCGACGGACGGGTGGCGCCTGGCAAGGGCGGCAAGGTCAGCGTGTTTGTGCTGGGACGCTATCAAAAAAACCGTGTCTTCGTGCCCGGCGATTGGCAGAAGCGCTTCGGCAGCCATCTGACGGTCTCCTTCCACACGATCCACGGGTCAAAAGGCCTTGAGGCCGATTACGTCGTTCTGCCTGACATGACCCGGCGAGGATTTCCCAACGAGCGTGGCGAAGACCCTGTGCTCGCGCTGGCGATGCCCTCGGAAGACACGTTCCCGCTGGCGGAAGAGCGCCGTCTGTTTTACGTGGCGCTGACGCGGGCGCGGCGATCGGTGGCGATGTTCACCGTCGAAAAGCAGTTCTCGGTGTTTCTGACCGAGCTCATGGAAAGCCAGCAGCTCGAGGTCATCGGGGTCGACGGCGAGGTGGCGGAAATCGTGATGTGCCGTAAATGCAAGCACGGGGTCATGGTGGAGAGGAGCGGGAGCCGAGGATTGTTTTTGTCGTGCTCGAACTTTCCTGGATGCGCATATTCATGCGACGTGATGGATGTCAGCCTTGCTTTAAAAAGCATAAGGAAGTGA